Proteins encoded in a region of the Ancylobacter sp. SL191 genome:
- a CDS encoding ABC transporter permease gives MSSLAVASTAAPPAESPRALRQQHMLSLGARCALPVALLLGIGFLAPLVAILAYAFAKPRSFDVFTSFTLENFAGLFDPTNTVWISFAWSCGFALFTVAILAVISYPIAYGLNAVFGRWAGLISVFFVFPLFVSENVRLYGWVLFFIKNGVLDGSLKWLGFSGGPEVLFTPGITLFGMVYTYLPFMLFPMTLGLALVPRDLVDAARDLGAGRIFIWREIELPLAMPGIMIGMLLTFVLAIGATAEAKILGGQSIIVISHDIEIAFTYSQNWPLGSALSVLVTLFIGALTLFALSKLDLDRMLGRR, from the coding sequence ATGTCCAGCCTCGCCGTCGCCTCCACCGCCGCCCCGCCGGCCGAAAGCCCGCGCGCCCTGCGCCAGCAGCACATGCTCTCGCTCGGCGCGCGCTGCGCGCTGCCCGTCGCGCTCCTGCTCGGCATCGGCTTTCTCGCCCCGCTGGTGGCGATCCTCGCCTATGCCTTCGCCAAGCCGCGCAGCTTCGACGTGTTCACCAGCTTCACGCTGGAGAACTTCGCCGGGCTGTTCGACCCGACCAACACGGTGTGGATCTCCTTTGCCTGGTCCTGCGGCTTCGCGCTGTTCACCGTGGCGATCCTCGCCGTCATCTCCTACCCCATCGCCTATGGGCTGAACGCCGTGTTCGGGCGCTGGGCGGGGCTCATCAGTGTGTTCTTCGTCTTCCCGCTCTTCGTCTCGGAAAACGTCCGGCTCTATGGCTGGGTGCTGTTCTTCATCAAGAACGGCGTGCTCGACGGCTCGCTGAAATGGCTCGGTTTTTCCGGTGGGCCGGAAGTGCTGTTCACGCCGGGCATCACCCTGTTCGGCATGGTCTACACCTACCTGCCCTTCATGCTGTTCCCGATGACGCTGGGCCTCGCCCTCGTGCCGCGCGACCTCGTCGACGCCGCGCGCGACCTTGGTGCCGGGCGGATCTTCATCTGGCGCGAGATCGAGCTGCCGCTGGCCATGCCCGGCATCATGATCGGCATGCTGCTGACCTTCGTGCTGGCCATTGGCGCGACGGCGGAGGCCAAGATCCTCGGCGGGCAGTCGATCATCGTCATCTCGCACGATATCGAGATTGCCTTCACCTATTCGCAGAACTGGCCGCTCGGTTCGGCCCTGTCGGTGCTGGTCACGCTGTTCATCGGCGCGCTTACCTTGTTCGCGCTGTCGAAGCTCGACCTCGACCGCATGCTCGGGAGGCGCTGA
- a CDS encoding ABC transporter ATP-binding protein, whose protein sequence is MLQTTPAGETPKPILQLVGVRKTFGGFNAVDNIDLDVREGEFLTIVGPSGSGKTTLLRMLAGMDTPTEGNITLHGELINDMPPNKRPTCLVFQSLALFPHKSVGENIAFPLKVKGVDASTRKARALELMRVVRLPENYYDKNVMKCSGGERQRVALARAFAYDPQVLFFDEPLSALDYKLKKALEKELKDLHRETGKTFIYITHSLEEAMVMSDRIGVMRAGRLVQVGTPEEIYGAPVDRFVSEFVGEVNTIKVKRGADGSWSGVDVPGRFTVRPPQDGATLDEAFVVVRPEYMRFLNPGDVADNRVEGTVYNEYSLGSRIQYQVRVGAGAAEKVMLVELSRSRALPPGADRTVTLGWDAADAFTLGS, encoded by the coding sequence ATGCTCCAGACCACGCCCGCCGGCGAGACGCCCAAGCCGATCCTGCAACTGGTGGGGGTGCGCAAAACCTTCGGTGGCTTCAATGCCGTGGACAACATCGACCTCGACGTGCGCGAGGGCGAGTTCCTCACCATTGTCGGCCCGTCGGGCTCGGGAAAGACCACGCTGCTGCGCATGCTGGCCGGCATGGACACGCCGACCGAGGGCAACATCACCCTGCATGGCGAGCTGATCAACGACATGCCGCCCAACAAGCGGCCGACCTGCCTCGTCTTCCAGTCGCTGGCCCTGTTCCCGCACAAGAGCGTCGGCGAGAACATCGCCTTCCCGCTCAAGGTGAAGGGCGTCGACGCGAGCACCCGCAAGGCGCGCGCGCTGGAGCTGATGCGCGTCGTCCGCCTGCCGGAAAACTACTACGACAAGAACGTGATGAAGTGCTCGGGCGGTGAGCGCCAGCGCGTCGCCCTCGCCCGCGCCTTCGCCTATGATCCGCAGGTGCTGTTCTTCGACGAGCCGCTCTCCGCCCTCGACTACAAGCTGAAGAAGGCGCTGGAGAAGGAGCTGAAGGATCTGCACCGCGAGACCGGCAAGACCTTCATCTACATCACCCATTCGCTGGAAGAGGCGATGGTGATGAGCGACCGCATCGGCGTGATGCGCGCCGGCCGCCTCGTGCAGGTCGGCACGCCCGAAGAAATCTATGGCGCGCCGGTCGACCGCTTCGTCTCGGAATTCGTCGGCGAGGTGAACACGATCAAGGTGAAGCGCGGCGCCGATGGAAGCTGGTCCGGCGTCGACGTGCCCGGCCGCTTCACCGTCCGCCCGCCGCAGGATGGCGCGACGCTGGACGAGGCGTTCGTGGTCGTCCGCCCGGAATATATGCGCTTCCTCAACCCCGGCGATGTCGCCGACAACCGCGTCGAGGGCACGGTCTACAACGAGTATTCGCTCGGCTCGCGCATTCAGTACCAGGTGCGCGTCGGCGCGGGCGCGGCTGAGAAGGTGATGCTGGTCGAGCTGTCGCGCTCGCGCGCCCTGCCCCCCGGCGCCGATCGCACGGTGACGCTCGGCTGGGACGCCGCCGACGCCTTCACGCTGGGGAGCTGA
- a CDS encoding ABC transporter substrate-binding protein has protein sequence MSGISRRSLLKGMGTGLGALAAAGPMFSANKAFAAREKELNILCWEGYNSAQVLDPFRSKTGATVKAESLTNDPTMINRLRAGEINTWDLINVNNPWARKVMMPEKLIKPLPKAEFEPFFDKMLPEFKWPYKWAMSDDGKDLVGMAQRFGPYSFVVNTDKISRKTAEDTGWDLFNDPALAGRYGILESDDWNVFGIFIIAGIDPFKSHTPEEFAKFEETAKRVFKGAKLIGDIASMNQALISGEIDLHMTGGTYSVSPARADGHPNLRGITPLRGPLPGGKGGVAWIEITSTVNNPNLSPLALEFLKYVQAPDVAHTVAFAEGTFNPVAQMGTKACFDLFTKDELDAIQWDSLQEEMDRSVHYDIVPDYDKALDIMNAAKRLRG, from the coding sequence ATGTCAGGCATTTCCAGAAGGTCGCTGCTCAAGGGCATGGGCACCGGGCTCGGCGCGCTCGCCGCCGCCGGTCCCATGTTCTCCGCCAACAAGGCGTTCGCCGCCCGCGAGAAGGAGCTGAACATCCTGTGCTGGGAGGGCTACAACTCCGCGCAGGTGCTCGACCCGTTCCGCTCCAAGACCGGCGCGACGGTGAAGGCCGAGAGCCTCACCAACGATCCCACCATGATCAACCGCCTGCGCGCCGGCGAGATCAACACCTGGGATCTGATCAATGTGAACAATCCCTGGGCCCGCAAGGTGATGATGCCGGAAAAGCTCATCAAGCCGCTGCCCAAGGCCGAGTTCGAGCCGTTCTTCGACAAGATGCTGCCCGAGTTCAAATGGCCCTATAAGTGGGCGATGAGCGATGACGGGAAGGATCTCGTCGGCATGGCCCAGCGCTTCGGGCCCTACAGCTTCGTGGTCAACACCGACAAGATCAGCCGCAAGACCGCCGAGGATACCGGCTGGGATCTGTTCAACGACCCGGCGCTGGCCGGCCGGTACGGCATTCTTGAATCCGATGACTGGAACGTCTTCGGCATCTTCATCATCGCCGGCATCGACCCGTTCAAGAGCCACACGCCGGAGGAGTTCGCCAAGTTCGAGGAGACCGCCAAGCGCGTCTTCAAGGGCGCCAAGCTGATCGGCGACATCGCCTCGATGAACCAGGCTCTGATCTCCGGCGAGATCGACCTGCACATGACCGGCGGCACCTATTCGGTCTCGCCGGCCCGCGCCGACGGCCACCCGAACCTGCGCGGCATCACCCCGCTGCGCGGCCCGCTGCCGGGCGGCAAGGGCGGCGTCGCCTGGATCGAGATCACCTCGACGGTGAACAACCCGAACCTCTCGCCGCTGGCGCTCGAGTTCCTGAAATATGTGCAGGCGCCCGACGTCGCCCACACCGTCGCCTTCGCCGAGGGCACGTTCAACCCGGTGGCGCAGATGGGCACCAAGGCGTGCTTCGACCTCTTCACCAAGGACGAGCTGGATGCCATCCAGTGGGACAGCCTGCAGGAAGAGATGGACCGCTCGGTGCACTACGACATCGTGCCGGATTACGACAAGGCGCTCGACATCATGAACGCCGCCAAGCGCCTGCGCGGCTGA
- the fabG gene encoding 3-oxoacyl-ACP reductase FabG, whose protein sequence is MFTSLEGKTVIVTGASKGIGRGIALRFGQAGLNVLVVSRKLEEAQKVAAEIGPRASAFAADVTKTADTVAMAQAALDRYGAIDVLCANAGIFPAAKLGAMTEDDFDLVMDTNLKGTFLSVSAVLPAMKAAKKGRIVITSSITGPITGFPGWTHYGASKAGQMGFMRTAAIELAPWNITVNAVMPGNILTEGMEGMGEAYIASTAACVPMKKLGTVFDIANTALFFASEEAGYITGQGMVIDGGQVLPESPMALDEMGVA, encoded by the coding sequence ATGTTCACGTCGCTTGAGGGAAAAACCGTCATCGTCACCGGCGCCAGCAAGGGCATCGGCCGCGGGATCGCGCTGCGCTTCGGCCAGGCTGGTCTCAACGTGCTGGTGGTCAGCCGCAAGCTGGAGGAGGCGCAGAAGGTCGCCGCCGAGATCGGCCCGCGCGCCTCCGCCTTCGCCGCCGACGTGACCAAGACCGCCGACACGGTCGCCATGGCCCAGGCGGCGCTCGACCGCTACGGCGCCATCGACGTGCTCTGCGCCAATGCCGGCATCTTCCCGGCGGCCAAGCTCGGCGCCATGACCGAGGACGATTTCGACCTCGTCATGGACACCAACCTCAAGGGCACCTTCCTCTCGGTCTCCGCCGTGCTGCCGGCGATGAAGGCGGCGAAGAAGGGGCGCATCGTCATCACCTCCTCGATCACCGGGCCGATCACCGGCTTTCCCGGCTGGACCCATTACGGCGCCTCGAAGGCCGGGCAGATGGGCTTCATGCGCACGGCGGCGATCGAGCTGGCGCCGTGGAACATCACGGTGAACGCGGTGATGCCGGGCAACATCCTTACCGAGGGCATGGAGGGCATGGGCGAGGCCTATATCGCCTCCACCGCCGCCTGCGTGCCGATGAAGAAGCTCGGCACGGTGTTCGACATCGCCAACACCGCTTTGTTCTTCGCCAGCGAGGAAGCCGGCTACATCACCGGGCAGGGCATGGTGATCGATGGCGGGCAGGTGCTGCCCGAGTCGCCGATGGCGCTCGACGAGATGGGCGTCGCCTGA
- a CDS encoding energy-coupling factor ABC transporter permease, whose protein sequence is MHIEPGLVAEGKIWLSYVTAAGAGAYTLKLAGEAIATRGLASLAARSIATTALVFAFFELLPHHPVGVSEVHLILGSTLFLIFGVAPAAIGLAAGLLIQGLFFAPFDLPQYCMNVTTLLVPLFALMALAKQVIAPNTPYIELKYRQALALSTTYQAGIVVWVAFWAFYGHGFTVENGASIASFGAAYMLVIIVEPLVDLAVLAAAKALGGLRGTPVVERRLFEAA, encoded by the coding sequence ATGCATATCGAACCCGGCCTCGTGGCCGAAGGGAAGATCTGGCTCAGCTATGTGACGGCGGCCGGCGCCGGCGCCTACACGCTCAAGCTCGCGGGTGAGGCGATCGCCACGCGCGGCCTCGCCTCGCTGGCGGCGCGCAGCATCGCGACCACCGCGCTGGTGTTCGCCTTCTTTGAGCTCCTGCCGCATCATCCGGTGGGCGTTTCCGAGGTTCACCTGATCCTCGGCTCGACGCTGTTCCTGATCTTCGGCGTCGCCCCGGCCGCCATCGGCCTTGCCGCCGGCCTGCTGATCCAGGGCCTGTTCTTCGCCCCCTTCGACCTGCCGCAATATTGCATGAACGTCACCACGCTGTTGGTGCCGCTCTTCGCGCTGATGGCGCTGGCCAAGCAGGTGATCGCGCCGAACACGCCCTATATCGAGCTGAAGTACCGGCAGGCGCTGGCGCTCTCCACCACCTATCAGGCCGGCATCGTCGTGTGGGTGGCGTTCTGGGCGTTCTACGGCCACGGCTTCACGGTCGAGAATGGCGCGTCCATCGCCTCCTTCGGCGCGGCCTATATGCTCGTCATCATCGTCGAGCCACTGGTCGACCTCGCCGTGCTCGCCGCCGCCAAGGCTCTGGGCGGTCTGCGCGGCACGCCGGTTGTCGAGCGCCGGCTGTTTGAAGCCGCCTGA
- a CDS encoding alpha/beta hydrolase family protein, with protein sequence MGWISRALLGLALTLAGGSLTARADGATAVPSGVSYELIGRWDVDKLNAVLTTEAPRFFGITVAYAPARNAVRLYRVTYPSVVPEQGNRPIITTGLLALPDTEGTSFPLLSYQHGTVYGKKQVPSFPDQSPETELALALFAGQGYAVIGADYFGMGASSEPEGYLVKASHQQATYDMLLASRAVLAQMNITTTKLFLGGWSQGGFVTMAMLQKLEEAGITVDGAATASAPFDGYAALSGFLDFPRPNDATWVTTLFILTAFSFENYYGVPGLARSLINDSYYDVARAAYERKPYDPSHIPTAVKDLVRAEYFDARFFRASAYGRILLNETQAYRWIIRSPVRNYYGEKDEVITPGLGQLAMTYQRGIGAGNMQVEAISTGPTDHRGTYATAIPLWKAWFDGK encoded by the coding sequence ATGGGTTGGATATCGCGCGCGCTGCTGGGACTGGCGCTTACGTTGGCGGGCGGGAGCCTCACGGCGCGGGCGGATGGTGCGACCGCCGTTCCCTCCGGCGTCTCCTATGAGCTGATCGGCCGCTGGGACGTCGACAAGCTGAACGCGGTTCTCACCACCGAAGCGCCGCGTTTCTTCGGAATCACCGTCGCCTATGCGCCCGCCCGCAACGCCGTGCGGCTCTACCGTGTCACCTACCCCTCCGTGGTGCCGGAGCAGGGCAACCGGCCGATCATCACCACCGGCCTGCTCGCCCTGCCCGATACGGAAGGGACCAGCTTCCCGCTGCTGTCCTACCAGCACGGCACGGTGTACGGGAAAAAGCAGGTGCCCTCCTTCCCCGACCAGTCGCCGGAGACGGAGCTGGCCCTCGCCCTCTTCGCCGGTCAGGGCTATGCGGTGATCGGCGCCGATTATTTCGGCATGGGCGCCAGCTCTGAGCCGGAGGGCTATCTGGTCAAGGCGAGCCACCAGCAGGCGACCTATGACATGCTGCTGGCGAGCCGCGCCGTGCTCGCGCAGATGAACATCACCACGACCAAGCTGTTCCTCGGCGGCTGGTCGCAGGGTGGCTTTGTCACCATGGCGATGCTGCAGAAGCTGGAGGAGGCCGGCATCACCGTGGATGGCGCCGCCACCGCGAGCGCGCCCTTTGACGGCTACGCGGCGCTGAGCGGCTTTCTCGATTTTCCCCGCCCGAACGACGCCACCTGGGTGACGACGCTGTTCATCCTCACCGCCTTCTCCTTCGAGAATTACTACGGCGTGCCGGGCCTTGCGCGCTCGCTCATCAATGATAGCTATTACGACGTCGCCCGCGCCGCCTATGAGCGCAAACCGTATGATCCCTCGCATATTCCCACGGCCGTGAAGGATCTGGTCCGGGCCGAGTATTTCGACGCCCGCTTCTTCCGCGCCTCGGCCTATGGCCGCATCCTGCTCAACGAGACGCAGGCCTATCGCTGGATCATCCGCAGCCCGGTGCGCAACTATTATGGCGAGAAGGACGAGGTGATCACGCCGGGTCTGGGGCAGCTCGCCATGACCTATCAGCGCGGCATCGGCGCCGGCAACATGCAGGTCGAGGCGATCTCGACCGGGCCGACCGATCACCGGGGAACCTACGCCACCGCCATCCCGCTCTGGAAGGCGTGGTTCGACGGCAAATAG
- a CDS encoding methyl-accepting chemotaxis protein, translating to MSPASLHTLRQHPRWRAVDTTLIDGLPAAVLMCDTQGIVRYANPQAREVLGAIRHALPMSIEALVGSSLALFNLDLGTDGHRLARPKNLPIDEIVTVGDQQLRVRVGAVPAKGLHEQLQIVLSVETETLAAQHRNRRLQQMVEQMPINVMTCTLDLTIDYANKTSLNTLGRIEQFLPIKASELVGSSIDVFHKKPEMQRRMLADPSNLPHRARIKVGPETLDLNVSALTTPEGVYEGPMLTWAVVTDAVNVASNVTAAVNELGESSQAMGAASDQLTSLTAQSEEMSSTVAAAAVEMSVSFAEVSKQIHGATQMAGQAAARADSANGLVSGLVDSIERIGNVSSMIERIASQTNLLALNAAIEAARVGEAGRGFAVVASEVKELAMQTANATKEISSQVENVQRASSTAAHAVGEITQNVGTMRDVFASISAAVEEQSATNGSVSQSMNSVSGVVSQIRGAAGDVRRVSTSLTSVGDRLREEVRVLLAR from the coding sequence ATGAGCCCTGCTTCTCTTCATACCCTCCGTCAGCACCCGCGCTGGCGCGCCGTCGACACGACCCTGATCGACGGCCTGCCCGCCGCTGTCCTCATGTGCGACACGCAGGGCATCGTCCGCTACGCCAACCCGCAGGCCCGCGAGGTACTCGGCGCCATCCGCCACGCCTTGCCAATGTCGATAGAGGCGCTCGTCGGCTCCAGCCTCGCCCTCTTCAACCTCGATCTCGGGACCGACGGACATCGCCTGGCGCGGCCGAAGAACCTGCCCATCGACGAGATCGTGACAGTCGGCGACCAGCAGCTGCGTGTGCGCGTCGGCGCGGTGCCCGCCAAAGGCCTTCACGAGCAGCTCCAGATCGTGCTCAGCGTCGAAACCGAAACCCTTGCGGCCCAGCACCGCAACCGGCGCCTGCAGCAGATGGTCGAGCAGATGCCGATCAACGTCATGACCTGCACGCTCGACCTCACCATCGACTATGCCAACAAGACCAGCCTCAACACGCTTGGCCGCATCGAGCAGTTCCTGCCGATCAAGGCGTCGGAGCTCGTCGGCTCCTCCATCGACGTCTTCCATAAGAAACCCGAAATGCAGCGGCGCATGCTGGCCGATCCGTCGAACCTGCCGCACCGCGCGCGCATCAAGGTCGGCCCGGAAACGCTGGACCTCAACGTCTCCGCGCTGACGACCCCCGAGGGCGTCTATGAAGGCCCGATGCTGACCTGGGCGGTCGTCACCGACGCCGTCAATGTCGCCTCCAATGTGACCGCCGCGGTGAATGAGCTCGGCGAGTCCTCGCAGGCCATGGGCGCGGCAAGCGACCAGCTGACCTCGCTGACCGCGCAGAGCGAGGAAATGTCCTCCACCGTCGCCGCGGCGGCGGTCGAGATGTCCGTCTCCTTCGCCGAGGTCAGCAAGCAGATCCATGGCGCCACCCAGATGGCCGGGCAGGCTGCCGCGCGCGCCGATTCCGCCAACGGGCTGGTCAGCGGCCTGGTCGACAGCATCGAGCGCATCGGCAATGTCTCCTCGATGATCGAGCGCATCGCCTCGCAGACCAATCTTCTCGCGCTCAATGCCGCCATCGAGGCGGCGCGTGTCGGCGAGGCCGGCCGGGGCTTCGCCGTGGTCGCCTCCGAGGTCAAGGAATTGGCGATGCAAACCGCCAATGCCACCAAGGAGATCAGTTCCCAGGTCGAGAACGTCCAGCGGGCGAGCAGCACGGCGGCGCACGCGGTGGGCGAGATCACCCAGAATGTCGGCACCATGCGCGACGTTTTCGCCAGCATCTCCGCCGCCGTGGAAGAGCAGAGCGCGACCAACGGCTCGGTCAGCCAGAGCATGAACAGCGTGAGCGGCGTGGTCAGCCAGATCCGTGGCGCCGCCGGCGACGTGCGCCGCGTCTCCACCTCGCTGACCAGCGTCGGCGACCGGCTGCGCGAGGAAGTGCGCGTCCTGCTGGCGCGCTGA